In one Chitinophaga sancti genomic region, the following are encoded:
- the dnaB gene encoding replicative DNA helicase, translating to MDNRDLNLRKSTKGSGKSWKNVPDVYRPNDFMSGYLPPQEIEMERAVLGAIMLEKGAFDIVAEIVKTDVFYNDAHQKIYMAMSRLAEKLSPIDILTVVGELKSMGELENIGNAYYVTTLTNNVVSSANVEAHARIILQKYMSRELIRIAAVAMTESYKQEQDVFDLMDTVGTEFFNLSAGHLKRDFKPISAAYSKEIDELQVRTTQKLDVTGVHTGFRSLDVLTAGWQNTDFIIIAARPSVGKTAFALNLARNAAYHPVKPVKAGVFSLEMSTGQVTQRLMSAACEVPLDAIRRGKFESWQLETLRNQWNEKLLNQNIFIDDTPGLSILELRSKARKMVNKHGVGFIIIDYLQLMTAGADGKNGNREQEISKISRQIKALAKEIGIPIIALSQLSRDVEKRSGSVPMLSDLRESGAIEQDADMVMFLYRDDYQKNEKEVDDTVKGNTYLKIAKHRNGRLETLALKARLDVQIFEEPFFMEKADENYAGKLIPITQANAKFDQSNLPF from the coding sequence ATGGACAACAGGGATCTCAATCTTCGGAAGAGTACCAAAGGAAGCGGAAAGAGCTGGAAGAACGTACCAGACGTATATCGTCCGAATGACTTCATGAGCGGCTACCTCCCTCCACAGGAAATTGAGATGGAAAGGGCAGTGCTGGGTGCGATCATGTTGGAAAAAGGGGCCTTTGATATTGTGGCTGAAATCGTAAAGACTGATGTTTTCTACAACGACGCTCACCAGAAGATATACATGGCAATGAGCCGGCTGGCAGAGAAGCTATCACCGATCGATATCCTGACTGTTGTTGGCGAGCTGAAATCCATGGGTGAGCTCGAAAATATAGGTAATGCATACTATGTCACCACTCTTACAAACAATGTCGTATCCTCTGCGAATGTAGAAGCGCATGCGAGGATCATCCTGCAAAAGTACATGAGCAGGGAGTTGATCAGAATCGCTGCCGTAGCTATGACTGAATCATACAAGCAGGAGCAGGATGTATTTGATCTGATGGACACGGTGGGTACCGAGTTTTTCAACCTCTCAGCCGGGCATCTAAAAAGAGATTTCAAACCGATATCAGCTGCTTACTCAAAAGAGATAGATGAGCTACAGGTGCGCACGACGCAGAAACTGGATGTTACCGGGGTGCATACCGGATTCAGATCACTGGATGTGCTTACCGCTGGCTGGCAGAACACAGATTTTATAATCATCGCCGCCAGGCCATCAGTGGGTAAGACAGCCTTTGCATTGAATCTTGCTCGGAATGCCGCTTATCATCCTGTAAAACCAGTGAAAGCCGGCGTGTTCAGTCTAGAAATGTCTACCGGTCAGGTTACACAAAGGCTTATGTCCGCAGCCTGTGAGGTGCCGCTTGATGCCATCCGTCGAGGGAAGTTTGAATCATGGCAGCTTGAAACTCTACGTAACCAGTGGAATGAAAAGCTGCTCAATCAGAACATCTTCATTGACGATACTCCAGGTTTGTCAATCCTGGAACTGCGATCAAAAGCGCGAAAGATGGTAAACAAGCACGGTGTTGGGTTTATCATCATTGACTACCTGCAGTTGATGACAGCCGGAGCAGATGGAAAGAACGGTAATCGTGAACAGGAAATAAGCAAGATTTCCAGGCAAATTAAAGCACTGGCAAAAGAGATAGGAATTCCCATCATAGCCCTTTCCCAGCTTTCACGGGATGTTGAAAAGAGATCTGGAAGCGTACCCATGCTATCTGATCTTCGGGAATCTGGTGCGATCGAGCAAGACGCTGATATGGTGATGTTCCTGTACCGAGATGATTATCAGAAGAACGAGAAGGAGGTAGATGATACAGTAAAAGGGAATACCTACCTGAAAATTGCAAAGCACAGGAATGGTAGGCTGGAAACGCTGGCGCTTAAGGCACGACTGGATGTACAGATATTCGAAGAGCCTTTCTTCATGGAAAAAGCCGACGAGAACTACGCAGGAAAACTGATACCTATCACCCAGGCCAATGCAAAATTTGATCAATCTAACCTGCCGTTCTGA